ATCTGAGCAGTAAAGTCTGTGTTTGTTTGCGTTGATGGTTGGCTCTTGAAGCTTGCTgagttgctttattttatctAAATACTTGGATAATGTTAGCATGTTCAGCTTTCAAGCTGTTCCCTGTTTCTGTCCATGGAAGTTTTTGAGACCCTACTGGTTAAGGCCATAAGCAACCTGGTCTGAATTCAGTATTGACCCTGCTTTGTGCAGGAGGCTGGAGGTGACCTGAGGTTTCTTCCAAGAGGATTTATGCTGTGATTCTGTAGTAGTAAACACAGGGGAAAAATGTGGCAGGttgaaagatttgttttttgtgtgaAGCTGGCAAGCTGTGAAGTCCTATTACCAAAGCTTACGGAGTTTGCAAGCATGTGCAAAAGCGTTTGACAAGAAAACAGCCCTGAAACTACATTTTGCTACAACGAACAGTGATCCACAGCAGCAATATGAAAATCCAGAttgagaggggaagaagggagcCACCGAGCTCCCCTGTCTGCTTAAGGCTATGACTAAACTTGGACCTAGGCTGCCATTTGTTTAAACTCTTAACCACAGGAATATTTGAGAAGTTTTTAGATGCATTTCATTACAAGAGAACAGGTTTTTAGAAACACTTAGATATGTTAGATCTGtgtgaatttttctctttttgaagtgtttttttggCCTAGAAAGGACATGAAGCATCGGCAGGGTAAGGGAAAATCGCATGAATAGTAAAATGGGCCTCAGGCAGGTTCAGGGATGACCATTTCTCACCTGACATGGCTCTATGTATTCATGGTGTTTTGGATATGTTTCTCAATGACTGTTTTCAGAGCTATTTGCTGAGCTAGGTTGTGATGAATCTGAAGTAAATACTTAACCTgagtgctgttttctgttgtcCTCATCCTGTTGAGAATGGGGTATATGTGCCAAGCTGTTTAATGAACTCCGCATGTGTGTAGCTGTTTGTGATTTTATTGAAGGCCACTGACACGAAGCTGTAAAGCTTGCTTTGGAGTATAATTGACTGGAAAACAGatttcctcccctctccaaTGCGTGCCTTATGCAGCAATTCAGTTGTTAGTGTTTGGACTGTTTTCTATAAGGCAATTTTTTGAACATGCTGGACAGTAtcttaaaattttcactttatACTAGGTAGATACAGTAAGTataatttcaaagcttttttgttGGTGGTATGATCTCTTTGATACTGGCCTTAAGGGCAAAGACCAAGCAGaagtcttgcatttttaaaaaacattgttttaaatgctgttgCTATCAGCCGTATTATCACTTACTATTCCTGTCTTGTTTATATACCactaacttcatttttttgttgtttttaagagtTCCACTTGCATATGTGTAATAGGAAAGCTAACCTGAGTTAATGATGTCAGCCTGGCAACAGGGGAATTGTGCAACTTACTGAGCATGACCAGAGGGATTCTAGCTGATCTGCCTGTGTCAGACTTTGCATTGCATCTTTTGATGTATAACAAATGGTGAGAAAGGCTTTCTTTGAGAGGGTTGAATATACCTAGGAGTGGCTAAGGGTATTTTTGGAAGAAGCGTAGAGGAGTCAGTGTGTCTGGAAGAGGGTATTGCATCACGAGTTAAGCACAGACTGACCTTCATGCTGTGCTGACTGTGCATTAAGGTTTCTCTTCCGCTGATTCACAAATGCATGTGTCCTGACAACGGAGAATGCAGTCCTGGGATCTCATCTGGGGTGTTTACTGCTAGTTATTATCTGAAAGGGCCGAGTAAGCAGCCTGTCCAGGCAGACTGACTATCCACTTGCCAGTTACTTACGGATTTAATGGTTGCATCCAGCCTATAGTGAATGGCATGCCTTTTGGCTTGTTTTGCTTATCTGAGAGAAGAGGTGAAATGCATGGAGCGTTCTCTGTGGCTACTGAGTaacattttaagtaaaaagtGTGTGTCTTGAGAGTTTAATATTACAGTGGCAATAGGGCATCTAGaatctcattttcttgtttcaacttctggaaaaaaaatctttctagacactgaaaataaaaacttggtGGGAAGAGCAATTTTGTAACTGAAACATGAGAATAAAATATCAGCTTTCAAATTCTCTTTAACACtgagagtttcttttttttaatgcagaccTTTCCTAGAGTGTCCCCAGAGATGAAGAACTAAGACTCGtcatgtgtgatttttttttttttgaattaggTTGttctaggaataaaaaaaaatttttactgGAGTTGTTAATGCTTTCTGAGGAGTTTGGCTTTAACCTTTTATGGTAGAGTTTGTTTTACTGATATAAACCCGAAAGTAGGTATTCAGGTAACAAGATTGAAGGACAGTGCTGTCAAAACTTCACCCTATTTCAAAATCAGTGTCTTCTAGTGTGGGAGGCAGCTAGCTGAATCAATTGGGTGACACGAGGTAAGCATCCACATCTGTGGACCAGTGTTCAGTGCTGAATGTTGCAGTTGCAGACAAGGTTTTCCACAGATCGTCAGCTGTTTTCTTATTCCTTCCACTAAACAACTCCTCTGCCAGCATTCAGAGGTGAGAGACTGCCCTTGTTCCTCAGCCAGCCAGCACTGTAGGAAAGTGAAACTGCCTTGTGCACCATGAGGATGTTAGTTTGTGCTCTGTTTGCtaactctgcttttcttcactttgcTTTCATGACCAAAGCAAACTTCATTTGGCTGGCGATGTGTCACTGGCAGCCTCGCTGCTACCAGCTGCATAAACGCAGGGGCGGCTCATCCCTGTTAGCTCTTCAGGAATTGCAATGCTGTAATTCATGATGTGTTGCTGTGTTGCAGTGGGTTTTTTGAGGGAGAGGATACTGAGCAGTAGAACTGGTCAAATACTCTTCCCTGCTTTGATAAGCAGCATGTATGTATAAGTGTAGAAATGAGCGAGATGGTAAGGTCCAGTGGCCGTGTATCGAGTGGAATACGCCAGTGTAGCTGGTGGAAAGCAGGTCTTGCCATTTGGTTCTTTAATTATGGCTCTCAGGGATTACAGAGACATCGAGATGGAAAGGGAGCAATGACTAATCAATTATTGTAAGAAATAACATGGAATCTGAATGGATCATCGGAGCTGAGTCACTGCATTGTCTGTGGTACAGTTGGACTGGATTTCCAAATGCATTCATTTCTTATTAATCAGAGCACTGAGTGTGCCATGAATAggctttactgttttttcttttttttagccATTTGACCAGTTCCACATCATAGCTGAAGGATCCGACCCACACTCAGACATTCTAAGTCATCTGCGATTGCTTTTATGACTCCTACAGTCTATTCAGAACACAAAATCCCAGGCTGATTTTTTGCAATGCAGTGTTGAATCTGTGAGTCTGTGTTACTTGCAACCTGTCTTTGCAATCTgacttttcctcttttgaaaaaaacacCGTCTTTTGGGGCTGGGAGaagattttttcctgaaaactgcaTGTTGGCAGAAGGGCTGCTGTTGTGGAGTAACTGTAAATACACTGTTAGTTGAATGTCATGGCTGTtggattttgcatttatttttaaactattccATGTTTGATACTGTATAATAAATTTGCAGAATTTAGAGGATTATaactttctttattcttcttcttttctactGTTGACAATATGCAGGTGAGCTGCTAAGTACCTATGGAAGCCCCTGTGTGGGTGTGTTTTGAATCAGACCACAGCGGTGGGGGTTTTTCCTTGTATTGCTGTCTCAAAGCTTTGCAGAGTAAAAGCCCCCAAGGAGCGGAAGGGCTTTGGGCTGCCCTCGCTACCGCGTTGTGGCCAAGACAGGCCTCAGAAGTGGGTGCAGACTTGGAAGTGCAGCCGGGATATGAGGCCCCAGCTCTCACGCAGGTGAACACACGGGTAAGGTTACAGCTtgcactgctgccttctgccccCCGTGTTAGGTAGTGGGGGGTTGGCCCCGCTGCAGCCGCGGAGAGGAGCAGCGGCAGAGCAGGCCTGGTGCCCCGGGCTTCAGCTCCAGGCGTGGTATTTGCAATAgtcctgaaagcaaaaataagccTTTTGCCTGGTTTCTGAGCAAATTTTAAGAGGACAAGCTGCCCATCTCTACCTTCCCACCACCTAGTCGCCTGTGGTGAAGGCCTGGCAGTTCAGACAGGCATCCGAAAGGCCCATCCCCTGCCCCTCTGTGACTCTGCCCTGCGTCTTTTGCCTCCTTTGAACATCTGTTGACAGCGTTCCTGACATCCCCTTCCACCTTCCCCAGGAACAGGGAGACCGAGACTTGCTTTCCCTAATGGATGTGCTATGAACACTACTGTGGGCAATAAATTAGCACATCTCAGACTTGTTGAAATATAGTTTTATTGCATTTCTGCAGGTCTTacaaaaatatgacaaaataaattaaaaagaaataaataatccccttcatttaatttcaaaagaaagaagaagaaaaaaaaaaaaaagccctccttTGCACAGTAATTGCCCAGAAGAGTGAGATACCAGACAGGTGGCCGCTTGTAGAAATACTTGGTGtagagaaatgtttaaaaatgccCTGGACTAGTGGGGCCCTGGCAGCAGCGGGACCGCTCCTGTCCTCTGGTTGATGGTGCAAGGAATAGATCCCCTCAGGACCGTTACTCTCAGGAGGGAAATGTGATAAATAAAGCTCCCTTTAAGACCGGTTGGTGTTAAACAAGGACGGACGTGAGACTGGGCTTTGGCGAGCCAACCCCAGGAACAACTAACTAGAGAAAACGAAACGAAAGGGCGAGCGGAGGAAGGGGAATGGccctgcccggggccggggcaccGCCACCGTCACCACCCGGAGCTCGGCTCGCCCGGCGCAGGCGGAGTGGCGGGTGCCGCGGCTCCCGGCAGGATGCGGCCGTCGCTGGGGGCTCGGCGGGGTGCGAAGCCGAGGCGGCTGCGGGTAGCGGTAGGAGCTGGGCAAGGCCCCGGGTTACGGGTGCTGCCGGCTGGGCTGAGCTCAGGTTCTCTCCCGACGTCTCCGGGCGCGCCGCTTCTCCCGCTCGCCTTTCAGAGCACGCCGCGGGGGCACGGCTGCGTTGGCATCAGTCTTGCTGGGTTTCTGCTGCGCCGTGGAGCCCGGTGCTCCCCTTTCCCTGGCCTTGCCCCCGAAACCGCGCTCTTGCAGCCTCAGCTCAGCACGCCTTTCGCTAGCTCGTCTCCAGACACGTTGGTGCGGTGTGAAACGCCGATGTACAGCAACCGGGGAGCCTCACGCCCTGGTCGCGgtgggtgctggggagaggaTACAGCGGGTGCTGGGGCTGCCTAGGCGGGTCCTCGGCTGCGGGAAGCCCCGGCTGGTGCGACGGGAGCTGGCTCCAGCCTGGGGACAGCAAAGCAGCCGTGGGGCTGTCCCGggtgagcagctctgctcttctcctGCTGCCGCGGGAACAGCTGGGCGCCTTCTCCGGCACGCTGTGCGCCCGAGCGGCAAGGAGCTGCCGTCGGTGCCGGAGAGCCTCTCCCTCGCTCCCGCGCCGCCGTGCAGGCGAGCGAGCAGCAGCTACGGCCTCGGCGCTCGCCCGGCCTGGCTTATTGCTGTACAAAATGGCTTggctcagagagaaaaagaaaagcatgggGTGTTCGGAGCGAGACGGGAGGGAAAACCTGGCGTTTTCTACAGAGCAGGCCTGGGGGGGAGACGGATACGCAGACTTTGTGCCCGCGGGGGCTCCCCCGGGAGAGCCCGGCTGGCCGCAGCCCTCCGTCTCTCTGCCCCCGGCTGCTGCGACCCGCGCGGGCTCCGGCCGCCTCCGCCCCGGAGCCTGAAGCCGGACGGTgccaagcagagctgctgaaaagCCAAGGAGCAGCCGGCGGATCGGCGCGGCCGTCCCCcagcgcgcccggcgccgggaCGGCGGCTGCTCGAGCGCTGAGACGACGACCGGCGAGAGCGAAACCTCCGCCTGGCGGAAGCGAAGCTGCTGCCCGTGCCCTGCCGCGGCTGCGCGTCCCCCCCGAGGCCGGTCCGTCTCCCGGGCTCCGGCGCGGCGTCCGTGCACTAGTGCCGTGGTGCCAGGCAGCTCCGTGAAGAGAGAAAGCCAGAAGGGGCCCGTCGCGGCTCGTGGTGCAGTCGCTGGCGGCCGgagcccggctcggctcggcgcgccGCCCGGCATCCCGCGCCGCCTCGAGCCGTCACACGAAGAATGGAAAAGAGTCGCTTGCGGTGGGTTTTGTTTCGTTTTTAGTGCAAGAAATGTTGCCCATGCATGGAAATCCAGGCGGCTCACGCTcgcccccctcccgcccggcAGCCCGTTCTTCAGGTGGCAGGATGCCCGGtgctgggagaggaggggtgAATCCCAGCGCTGCGCGGCGGGACCGCCGGAGCGGGGCCCTGCCCGGCGCAGGCGGCGTCCCGGGGGCCGCGGCTGGGCGGCAGCGAGGCCGTAGGCACGGGTGGATCGGGCTCCTCGCCGGCGCTCCCGCcagcccgcggcgctgccgagCCCGGCTCCCTTGGCCGACGCCAGGCCGGCGGGACCGGCTGCTCCCGGCCGGCCGCTCTCGCGGCGCTGAGCTCCCGCGCGGCTCCTGGGATGTCTGCAAGCCGGACGGCGGCGTTGCCCCGGCTCTTCCCtccggcggcgggcgcggggacGGGCGGCGAGCAGgacggcggcggctcccgcccgccgcgTTTGCCGGGAGCGCGTGGAGGCAGCGCCTCGGGGTGCCGCAGCCGAGGACGCGGGCAGACCCTGCTGCTCGGATCGGCAGCGGTTTGCTTGCGTGTCCGCGATGCGGGATGAGGCCGGACCCCTGCCGGAgctggggccggggcagcggcgggtccccccggcccggcggagGAGCCGCAGGGATGCAGGGGGACGCGGTGGAGGGGGACGGCCGGGGGCACGGTGCCTGGGCCAGCGCACCCGAGGGTGCTCCGGCGGGTCCCGGGATGAAGCACGTCCCAGGTCCGCGCTCGCTGCAGCGGGGGGACGGCTGAGGGAGCAGAGCGGGCGACGACGTCCCTGGCTGCTCGAGAAGGGGCCGGGGAGCCGCAGTTGCTCCGTCCCCCAAAGCCCCTGGTCAAAGCCTGTAGCCTCCGCTCTCCTCCTCGGCCCGGAGCTCCGGCTCCTCGCGGCCCCCCTCGTCCGGCACCCCGTTGAGATGGGACTTGCTGGGGGCTGGTTTCTCGCCCGCCTCCGAGGAgggcccgggccggggctggggcgaggcggcggccgcagcgccgTTGCCCCCGGCCCCTTCGGACTTGCCGAAGTTGAAGAGCTTGCCGGGGTTGAACGGCTTGGTGGGCGACTGGACCTTCTCGGTCCCCGCGTCCCGCTTAGTCTCCGGTGACTTGAGGAACTTGAAGCTGAGGAATCCGGGGAGCTTGTTATCGCTGCCGGTGGGGGACTGGGGGGACCTGGCCGCGGCCgtgccggcggccccggcccccccggaGAGGAACTTGCCCTGCAGCGGGATGATCTGCTTCAGCTTCATGACGTTGTTGGTGGCCAGGAGGGAGCTGGGTCTCTTGGGCTTGTCGGAGGCGTGCGAGGCGGCCGCGGAGCCCTTGCCCTTGCCCTGGCTCCTGTCGTGGGCCGGGTCCTGCCCGGCGGGCTCGGCCTTGGCCTCGTCGCGGCTGGCCTCGCGCTCCCTGCGGGCCTGGTACTCGGCGTGCCGCtgccgctcctcctcctcccgcttgcgccgctgctgctgctggaagtgaTGCTGCGCCTGGCGCTCGTGCTTCTGTTGACGGAGCGGGGGGAGCTCGTTGGCCcggcggccggcccggccccggcggcggggacggggacggcgCCCCGGGCGGCACCTACCTTGAAGGCTTCGCGGCGCTGGTACTCCAGCTTGGCCATCTCCTCGGCCACCCAGGCGGGGATGTCGGGGATGGCCACTTGGATGATGTATTTGAGGAAGAGGGCGAAGTGCTGCGGGGGCGCAGGGCGCCGGCGTGAGCGCCGCTGGCCGCGAGAGCCCACGCGAGCGGAGGGACGGGGAGCgggcggcacggcacggcacggcacggcacgggcGCCTACCTCCAGCACCACCACGGAGATGATGGCTCCCTCGGGGCTGAGCCAGGGGAAGAGGCGCTGCAGCTGGCCGCACTGGGCGATCAGGTAGCAGTTCACCACGATGGCCAGGACGCCCATGGCCTCCATCACCTTCTGCAAGAGAGACGGCGGCGGGCTGGGCTGGTGCTGGTGGGGGGGACGCTGGCACCCCGCGGCACCCTGCCCACCTGCCACTGCCCGATGCTCTCGACCCGCTGGCCGAAGGGGCGCTGGAGCCCCGTGCACAGCTTGAAGGCGTCGCTGCGGATCTCGATGACGTTGTTCACCAGGGCGCACATGGCGGCCAGGGGGAAGGCGGAGGAGAAGAGCACCACGTAGCCGAACTGGATGAACATCTCCTGGTAGTCCTGGAAGGTGTCCTGCGGGGGAGGCAAGGGACGTGCCACCACGGGGCAAGACCTGCTGCGACCTGCTGGCCCCAGGGGGCCGTTCCCGCGCCGTTCCCGCACCGTTCCCATGCCGTTCCCGCGCCGTTCCCGTGCCGTTCCCGCGCCGGGCAGCTCCCCGCTCACCTCGTACTTCTTCATGCAGCTCTCCACCTCGGCCTGCGTCAGCTGCGTGGAATAGTCCTCCTCCGGCGGGTCGATCCAGGAGGCCCGGTTctgcctcctgccttcctcctcaccctcctcctcctcccggctCTCggccgccctcctcctccggcCCGCGCGCAGGGTGGCGGCCGGCTCCGGCGCCTTGGCGGGGCTGCCGGGGTGGCCTTCGgcctcctcctcatcctcgCACAGCTCGAAGACGGAGGCGGGGTCCATGCCCTTCTCCACCATGGTGGGGCTGCCCTCCTCGAGGAAGCTGTCGTCctcggcgccgccgggctcgccgcccccgccgcgccgctccgcctTCTCGATGAAGCTCACCTTCTTCAGCTTGAGCCCGCAGTCCAGGGCGCTCTCGTCCTCCGAGTCGGACTCACGccgcccttcctcctcctcctcctcctcctcctcgggcACCCCGCAGCCCCCGTTCAGACACTTCTTctcgccccgcggcgcccgctcggcggccggcggcgcggggcccggggccggggggccgcggcggggcgcggggccgcggcgggcgagCAGCCGGAGGACGGCGTGGGAGAGCTCGCGGAGGCCGCGGAGGCTCAGCTCCCCGCGGCGCAGCCTGCGGTACAGGTGGGGCTGCGACACCTCCTTGACGTTCTGCAGGAACTGGCGCGTGACGAGCAGCGTGGCCAGCATCTgcgcggggaggggcgggggcggACAGGGGCGCCGGCGTCACCCCCCTGCCCGctcgcccgccccggcgccccgcggccccgacCCGCTGCgtgcccccccgccccctccccgctcctACTTTGGATACTCCCAGTCTCCAGCAAAAGCCCAGGAGGCCCTTAAGGAAGATGATAAAGAGGTGGAGGTGGAGGAAGATGAAGGGGAGGAGGGCCTCTTTGAGCTGACGcgcgaggctttgggagaaagagaagatgagCAGGAGCTGTGGAAAGGGACAGAagaacagacagacagacagagagaccATGAAGAGGAGCGGTGCCGCAGcagggagcggggcgggcggcggggcgggcggcggggcggcggcggccccctTACCTCCTTCAGCCGCTCCATGTCCTTGAGGTAGAAACCGATGTAGAAAAGACTCAGGTACGAGTTCACAAACTGAAACTGCCGGGCAGAGGAGGCGGCGTcggcgccggcggctgcccgcggccccgggtGCTgggggggcccggcggcggggctggccCCAGGCCCCCCGATCCCCCGGCCCCCCAGTTCCCCAGTCTCCTGCCCCCTTGGTTCCCCAATCCCCCAGCCCCCCAGT
This sequence is a window from Rhea pennata isolate bPtePen1 chromosome 27, bPtePen1.pri, whole genome shotgun sequence. Protein-coding genes within it:
- the ANO8 gene encoding anoctamin-8, whose amino-acid sequence is MPDPPAAAQDAERPRRAPAGEERAEPAAPAGVLDKLFGKRLLQAGRYIMSHKAWMKTVPTENCDVLMTFPDTTDDHTLLWLLNHIRLGIPELIVQVRHHKHTRAYAFFVTATYESLLRGADEIGLRKPVKAEFGGGMRSFSCEEDYIYENIENELYFFTSQERQNIIRYWLENLRAKQGESLHNIHFLEGQPIIPELAARGVIQQVFPLHEQRILKRLMKSWVQAVCEAQPLDDICDYFGVKIALYFAWLGFYTSAMVYPAVFGSILYTFTESDQTSQDICCVVFAIFNVIWATLFLEEWKRRGAEFAYKWGTLDTPAESIEEPRPQFRGVKRISPVTSAEEFYYPPWKRLLFQCLVSLPLCLVCLSFVFLVMLGCFQIQELVLSVKELPRIIRFLPKIVLAVIVTACDEVYKKIAYWLNDMENYRLQSAYEKHLIIKIVLFQFVNSYLSLFYIGFYLKDMERLKELLLIFSFSQSLARQLKEALLPFIFLHLHLFIIFLKGLLGFCWRLGVSKMLATLLVTRQFLQNVKEVSQPHLYRRLRRGELSLRGLRELSHAVLRLLARRGPAPRRGPPAPGPAPPAAERAPRGEKKCLNGGCGVPEEEEEEEEEGRRESDSEDESALDCGLKLKKVSFIEKAERRGGGGEPGGAEDDSFLEEGSPTMVEKGMDPASVFELCEDEEEAEGHPGSPAKAPEPAATLRAGRRRRAAESREEEEGEEEGRRQNRASWIDPPEEDYSTQLTQAEVESCMKKYEDTFQDYQEMFIQFGYVVLFSSAFPLAAMCALVNNVIEIRSDAFKLCTGLQRPFGQRVESIGQWQKVMEAMGVLAIVVNCYLIAQCGQLQRLFPWLSPEGAIISVVVLEHFALFLKYIIQVAIPDIPAWVAEEMAKLEYQRREAFKKHERQAQHHFQQQQRRKREEEERQRHAEYQARREREASRDEAKAEPAGQDPAHDRSQGKGKGSAAASHASDKPKRPSSLLATNNVMKLKQIIPLQGKFLSGGAGAAGTAAARSPQSPTGSDNKLPGFLSFKFLKSPETKRDAGTEKVQSPTKPFNPGKLFNFGKSEGAGGNGAAAAASPQPRPGPSSEAGEKPAPSKSHLNGVPDEGGREEPELRAEEESGGYRL